A stretch of Plasmodium chabaudi chabaudi strain AS genome assembly, chromosome: 14 DNA encodes these proteins:
- a CDS encoding vacuolar transporter chaperone, putative produces MKFRKKLNAEAHPKYREHYISYKELKNVIKLITGNDTSTYTIKEITTNFGNIRALSGAEYKSPESRFQDILNAELDKINNFTVAIIKQWFKEAKTYYKELKRNEKSIDILNIEKKLNRLGNTLIFIEKYRHINFIGFRKITKKFDKHNGKTVSSSFYINVVIKSLFMTFDINLLVYILSICYKYYRIVKNKNNIIEVNENAKEDQAVLNTNVQHNANVSNCDKINNSMIVENDNLIKKDVNIKENNLSASISTTEDLPKQTEGLGKQAEDLRKQTEKGVENTKYIVKLQNVMSVKVEICKHFIFQYNDLKESDMLTSFNNLMDIISKNKIQNYYITIYFDDPMLNTYHNYINQNLQNNECFRIRSYIYSKGDDEQNIKKNTHIQKFNLYEPSHDNNEEFIPPEKLVNQNLEIKTVDDLYSASIHDMRNNDKSIINDSGFQKKNSDNITSKTDESKLASTNNSVNNIKKQDDGITQKFIEKYISEIKEKKLKSYIKSKLNRLHFYGENVTGYIDENICYWAHNDKKSIYNNDYSEDEEEDNCVEGDVKSDVNKNIDTTNNLDEKKHIWTGKGNKRYSYFDHAIIDISIKEHMDKNIILQLNNLKGVKEIWGYSSFLQGISLFYSNQISTYPHWTVYTHTNLTKPKSIDNSKKNKKEKKKMEDCSENSASNGSNVVLSGNTNNYTNGSTQKKKKKKQKKKSEFNGEYKKGITYTGASARIAHQSEVIFRNEIEKTKSFNNTYHSIYDSKKNMHPNWNGNDKHHSNYGNNRMKYSNTNKSFPINTYTIENPNFYEPLLDSEDDARCQNFKSPSGSIFSFFKRLFFKKSQIGDNKIPKNSVVRVEPKTFFANERTLLQWLNTSVLLSTISITLLNFSNFYGFISGIIMAPVAIFFIIYSFYIYLKRANALINKEPIDYTDKVGPGVLVITLTFALSTVVVLNVYSHFIGVPYKGEAPVNQK; encoded by the exons atgaAATTTCGTAAAAAATTGAATGCGGAGGCTCATCCAAAATATCGAGAACactatatttcatataaagAGTTAAAGAATGTCATAAAACTGATAACAG GAAATGATACGTCTACTTATACgataaaagaaattacCACAAACTTTGGAAATATAAGAGCCCTAAGTGGAGCCGAATATAAATCACCAGAATCTCGATTTCAAGACATCCTAAATGCGGAACtagataaaattaataattttactgttgcaataataaaacaatggTTTAAAGAAGCTAAGACATATtataaagaattaaaaagaaatgagAAATCtatagatatattaaatatagaaaaaaaattaaatagaTTAGGTAAtacattaatatttatagaaaaatatagacatattaattttataggATTTCgtaaaattacaaaaaaatttgataagCATAATGGCAAAACAGTTAGCTcttcattttatataaatgttgtAATAAAAAGTCTTTTTATGACttttgatataaatttattagtatatatattatcgatatgctataaatattatagaattgtaaaaaataaaaataacattatAGAGGTTAATGAAAATGCAAAAGAGGACCAGGCTGTTTTAAATACCAACGTGCAACATAATGCAAATGTATCGAATTgtgataaaattaataattcaatgatagttgaaaatgataatttaattaaaaaggatgtaaatataaaagagaATAATTTATCTGCTAGTATATCCACGACAGAAGATTTACCCAAGCAGACAGAAGGTTTAGGTAAACAGGCAGAAGATTTACGCAAGCAGACAGAAAAAGGTGTTGAAAATACgaaatatattgtaaaaCTACAAAATGTAATGTCAGTTAAAGTAGAAATATGTAAgcatttcatttttcaatataacGATTTAAAAGAATCTGATATGCTTACaagttttaataatttaatggatataatatcaaaaaataaaatacaaaattattatataactatatattttgatgatCCAATGTTAAATACTTaccataattatattaatcaaaatttacaaaataatgaatgtTTTAGAATAcgatcatatatttattcaaaaGGTGATgatgaacaaaatattaaaaaaaatacacatatccaaaaatttaatttatatgaaccCAGTCATGATAACAATGAAGAATTTATTCCTCCAGAAAAATTAGTAAACCaaaatttagaaataaaaacagtAGATGATTTATATTCAGCATCTATCCATGATATGCGTAATAATGATAAGAGCATTATAAATGATTCAGggtttcaaaaaaaaaattctgaTAATATAACTTCTAAAACAGATGAATCAAAATTGGCTAGTACAAATAATAgtgttaataatataaaaaaacaagatGATGGTATAACACaaaaatttatagaaaAGTATATTTCTGAGattaaagaaaagaaacttaaaagttatattaaaagtaaACTAAATAGATTGCATTTTTATGGTGAAAATGTAACAGGATATATCGacgaaaatatatgttattgGGCTCATAacgataaaaaaagtatttataataatgattatagtgaggatgaagaagaagatAATTGTGTAGAGGGGGATGTAAAAAGCGATgtcaataaaaatattgacaCTACCAATAATttagatgaaaaaaaacatatttggACTGGAAAGGGGAATAAGAGATATTCCTATTTTGATCACGCTATTATTGATATTAGTATAAAAGAACATatggataaaaatataatacttCAATTAAATAACCTTAAAGGGGTTAAAGAAATTTGGGGATATTCCTCTTTTCTTCAAggtatatctttattttattcaaacCAGATATCAACCTATCCACACTGGACAGTTTATACACATACTAACCTTACAAAACCGAAAAGCATtgataattcaaaaaaaaataaaaaagaaaagaaaaaaatggaagatTGCTCAGAAAATAGTGCTAGTAACGGAAGTAATGTGGTTCTCTCTGGAAATACgaataattatacaaatgGAAGTacccaaaaaaaaaaaaaaaaaaaacagaaaaaaaaatccgAATTTAACGGTGAGTATAAAAAGGGTATTACATACACCGGGGCGTCTGCACGAATTGCACACCAAAGTGAAGTTATATTTAGAAATGAAATAGAGAAAACTAAATCTTTCAATAATACATATCATAGTATTTATgattctaaaaaaaatatgcatccAAACTGGAATGGCAATGATAAACATCATAGCAATTATGGCAATAATCGAATGAAATATTCCAACACAAATAAAAGCTTCCCAATCAATACCTATACAATAGAAAACCCCAATTTTTATGAGCCTCTTCTAGATTCAGAGGACGATGCGAGATGTCAAAACTTTAAGTCACCTTCTGGTAgcattttttccttttttaagcgtttgttttttaaaaaaagtcaaattggtgataataaaattccCAAAAATTCTGTAGTTCGAGTGGAGcctaaaacattttttgctAATGAAAGAACCCTATTACAATGGTTAAATACTAGTGTATTGCTTTCAACAATTTCTATAACCCTTCTTAATTTCTCAAATTTTTATGGTTTTATCTCTGGAATTATTATGGCACCTgttgctattttttttattatatattcattttatatttatttaaaaagagCCAATGCACTGATTAATAAAGAACCCATAGATTACACCGATAAAGTTGGTCCCGGAGTTTTAGTCATTACATTGACATTTGCATTGTCAACAGTTGTCGTACTAAATGTATACAGTCATTTCATTGGGGTCCCATATAAAGGCGAGGCACCAGTAAATCAAAAATGA